The following proteins are encoded in a genomic region of Sphingobium sp. RAC03:
- a CDS encoding type II toxin-antitoxin system RelE/ParE family toxin, translating to MAEYRLSPRAQRDLDTIFDYTVAHWDLSQAMRYTDLIEAACANLAEAPQQAQGCANIRPGYRRRGVEQHVIYFRLTSYGIAVIRILHQRMDAARHL from the coding sequence ATGGCTGAATACCGGCTTAGTCCGAGAGCGCAGCGCGACCTCGACACGATATTCGACTACACCGTGGCGCATTGGGATTTGTCCCAGGCGATGCGCTACACCGACCTCATCGAAGCCGCTTGCGCCAATCTGGCCGAAGCGCCGCAGCAGGCGCAGGGCTGCGCCAATATCCGGCCCGGTTATCGGCGGCGGGGCGTCGAGCAGCATGTCATCTATTTTCGGCTGACCAGCTACGGCATCGCCGTTATCCGTATCCTGCATCAGCGCATGGATGCGGCCCGCCACCTGTAA
- a CDS encoding type II toxin-antitoxin system ParD family antitoxin — protein sequence MATVRKTITLTEQQNSWIAAQIDAGSYTNDSEAIRDLIRREQERGLEIESIRQALIEGEQSGEPELFDFAAFKRRKAEQHG from the coding sequence ATGGCGACCGTGCGCAAGACCATTACCCTAACCGAACAGCAAAATTCATGGATTGCCGCCCAGATCGACGCAGGCAGCTACACCAACGACAGCGAGGCGATCCGCGACCTCATCCGGCGTGAGCAGGAGCGCGGACTCGAGATCGAGAGTATTCGTCAGGCGCTGATCGAGGGTGAGCAGAGTGGGGAGCCGGAGCTGTTCGATTTCGCTGCGTTCAAGCGGCGCAAAGCCGAGCAGCATGGCTGA